In a single window of the Mesorhizobium shangrilense genome:
- a CDS encoding VWA domain-containing protein: protein MSDEKSLTSTGKAGEPSLRRSAPSEIEAFVRQVQAAAATSGAGRLILALDATMSRQPTWDLACELQGKMFDAVGKTGALKVQLVYFRGFGECRSSRFVADTNSLKDLMTRIDCRAGHTQIGKVLTHALKEASGQKIAALVYIGDAMEESIDDLAEKAGRLGLHGVPAFVFQEGRDQQAERAFKEIARLTKGAWFRFDRDSASTLAKLLSSIAVFATGGLKALQARNRPEDRLMIEHLSGSR from the coding sequence ATGAGCGACGAAAAATCCCTCACATCCACCGGAAAGGCCGGTGAGCCGTCGCTGCGGCGCTCCGCGCCGAGCGAGATCGAGGCCTTCGTGCGTCAGGTCCAGGCCGCCGCCGCCACCTCCGGCGCGGGCAGGTTGATCCTTGCCCTGGACGCAACCATGAGTCGCCAGCCGACCTGGGACCTTGCCTGCGAGTTGCAAGGGAAGATGTTCGATGCCGTGGGCAAGACCGGCGCGCTGAAGGTCCAGCTGGTCTATTTCCGCGGCTTCGGCGAATGCCGGTCATCAAGGTTCGTCGCCGACACGAACTCGCTGAAGGACCTGATGACCAGGATCGACTGCCGGGCCGGCCATACGCAGATCGGCAAGGTGCTGACGCACGCGCTCAAGGAAGCAAGCGGACAGAAGATCGCCGCTCTGGTCTATATTGGCGACGCGATGGAAGAGAGCATCGACGACCTCGCCGAGAAGGCCGGTCGGCTCGGGTTGCATGGCGTGCCGGCCTTTGTGTTCCAGGAGGGCAGGGACCAACAGGCGGAACGCGCATTCAAGGAGATCGCGCGCCTGACGAAAGGCGCATGGTTCCGATTCGACCGCGACTCGGCGTCGACGCTGGCAAAGCTCCTATCGTCGATCGCCGTCTTCGCCACTGGCGGTCTGAAGGCGCTGCAGGCGCGCAATCGCCCCGAAGATCGCCTGATGATCGAACATCTGAGCGGGTCGAGATGA
- a CDS encoding L-serine ammonia-lyase — protein sequence MFLSVFDLFKIGIGPSSSHTMGPMSAAVRFLDEILNGDWPRPAGVRVDRVAASLHGSLAFTGVGHGSDRAVILGLTGQTPQTVDPDRVDETIARITAERRVSPPGHSGYRFDPAHDLVLDKKTPLLGHANGMAFYAYDASDRLLLKRIYYSIGGGFVVSEEELQRMKAQGAKAAAGKKVPYPFRSAAEMLAMAEKSGLSIAEMKRVNEESLMSRDELDAGLDAIWNAMRACIDRGLSQDGIMPGGLKVRRRARQLHDKLQDEWQRNRPNPLLANDWLSIYAMAVNEENAAGGRVVTAPTNGAAGVVPAVMRYWLHFHAEADQASIRDFLLTAAAIGGIIKTNASISGAEVGCQGEVGSASAMAAAGLAAVLGGSPEQVENAAEIALEHHLGMTCDPVAGLVQVPCIERNALGAVKAVTAASLAIKGDGTHFVPLDAAIETMRQTGVDMNEKYKETSLGGLAVNVVEC from the coding sequence GTGTTCCTTTCTGTATTCGACCTTTTCAAGATCGGCATCGGCCCGTCGAGCTCGCACACGATGGGGCCGATGTCGGCCGCCGTTCGGTTTCTAGACGAAATCCTCAACGGCGACTGGCCGCGCCCGGCAGGTGTCCGGGTGGACCGCGTGGCCGCCAGCCTGCACGGCTCGCTGGCCTTTACGGGTGTCGGCCACGGAAGTGACCGCGCCGTCATCCTGGGGCTGACGGGCCAGACCCCGCAGACTGTCGATCCGGACAGGGTCGACGAGACGATCGCCCGCATCACGGCAGAACGGCGCGTGTCGCCGCCCGGACATTCGGGTTACCGTTTCGATCCGGCCCACGACCTTGTCCTGGACAAGAAGACGCCGTTGCTGGGTCATGCCAATGGCATGGCCTTCTACGCCTACGACGCTTCCGACCGACTGCTCCTCAAGCGCATCTACTACTCGATCGGCGGCGGTTTCGTCGTATCCGAGGAGGAACTGCAGCGCATGAAGGCGCAGGGCGCCAAGGCCGCGGCCGGCAAGAAGGTGCCCTATCCGTTCAGGAGCGCCGCTGAAATGCTCGCGATGGCTGAGAAGAGCGGGCTCTCCATTGCCGAGATGAAGCGCGTGAACGAGGAAAGCCTCATGTCGCGCGACGAGCTGGATGCCGGCCTCGACGCGATCTGGAACGCCATGCGAGCCTGCATCGACCGCGGGCTCTCCCAGGACGGCATCATGCCTGGCGGGCTCAAGGTGCGCCGCCGGGCGCGCCAACTGCACGACAAGCTGCAGGACGAATGGCAACGGAATCGGCCCAATCCTCTGCTCGCCAATGACTGGCTGTCGATCTACGCGATGGCCGTGAACGAGGAGAATGCGGCCGGCGGCCGCGTCGTCACGGCGCCCACCAATGGAGCCGCCGGCGTGGTGCCCGCGGTGATGCGCTACTGGCTGCATTTTCACGCCGAGGCCGACCAGGCGAGCATCCGTGACTTCCTGCTGACGGCGGCCGCCATCGGCGGCATCATCAAGACCAACGCTTCGATCTCCGGCGCCGAGGTGGGCTGCCAGGGAGAGGTGGGCTCCGCATCGGCAATGGCCGCCGCCGGGTTGGCGGCAGTGCTGGGCGGCTCGCCCGAGCAGGTCGAGAATGCTGCCGAGATCGCCCTCGAGCATCATCTGGGCATGACTTGCGATCCCGTTGCGGGTCTTGTGCAGGTGCCATGCATCGAGCGCAACGCTCTCGGCGCGGTGAAGGCCGTGACCGCTGCCTCGCTGGCGATCAAGGGGGACGGAACGCATTTCGTGCCGCTCGATGCGGCCATCGAGACGATGCGTCAGACCGGCGTCGACATGAACGAGAAGTACAAGGAAACGAGTCTGGGCGGGCTTGCCGTGAACGTCGTGGAGTGCTGA
- a CDS encoding acyl-CoA dehydrogenase family protein, protein MNHEVTNQSPPMTGTNAWRGDPLLTQIGERFSEAVRRDLDQLGRFVTNGEAQELARLANSETPKLKTHDRHGNRLDMVEFHPAYHALMRRSIANGLHASIWENGDAEIGRRHQVRAARFYLTAELECGHLCPITMTSASLAALMSSPKLFREWAPRVTTRKYDQSQKPPVEKTGLTLGMGMTEKQGGTDVRATTTRAERAGNGFYRLTGHKWFMSAPMSDAFLILAQAPEGLSCFLAPRLLSDGKGNGFRFQRLKDKLGNRSNASSEVELENTIGEMVGEPGAGIKTIMDMVTLTRLDCAVASAGLMRAGLSEAVHHARHRKVFGNALFDQPLMQRVLADMALDVAGATALSFRLARSFDEAAESRGEAAFARAMTPVVKYWVCKIAPALLYEAMECLGGNGYVEEGPVARYYREAPVNAIWEGSGNVMALDVLRVLSRAPALFDEVLGGIERDLGAHGRGTVGVLRAAMQVAGRDEGSARILTEQLALAAAAAELRRLGAGRIADAFLETRLAGQWRGTYGMLDARHDARLIVETLYPAS, encoded by the coding sequence TTGAACCACGAGGTTACCAATCAGTCCCCGCCTATGACGGGAACCAATGCCTGGCGTGGCGACCCGCTGCTGACCCAGATAGGCGAGCGCTTTTCGGAAGCGGTGCGCAGGGACCTGGACCAGCTGGGCCGATTCGTGACGAACGGGGAAGCCCAGGAGCTCGCCCGCCTTGCCAACAGCGAGACGCCGAAGCTCAAGACGCACGATCGGCATGGCAACCGGCTGGACATGGTGGAATTCCATCCGGCCTATCACGCCCTGATGCGGCGTTCGATCGCCAACGGCCTTCACGCCTCGATCTGGGAGAACGGCGACGCCGAGATCGGACGTCGACATCAGGTAAGGGCAGCGCGCTTCTACCTGACGGCGGAACTCGAATGCGGCCACCTGTGCCCCATCACGATGACCTCCGCTTCGCTCGCCGCGCTGATGTCGAGCCCGAAGCTGTTCCGCGAATGGGCTCCGCGTGTGACCACGCGCAAATATGACCAGTCGCAGAAGCCGCCCGTCGAGAAGACCGGGCTGACGCTGGGCATGGGCATGACCGAGAAGCAAGGCGGGACGGATGTGCGCGCCACCACCACCCGCGCCGAGCGCGCGGGGAACGGGTTCTACCGACTGACCGGCCACAAATGGTTCATGTCGGCGCCAATGTCCGACGCATTCCTTATCCTCGCGCAGGCGCCGGAAGGTCTGTCCTGCTTCCTTGCGCCCCGGCTCCTCAGCGACGGCAAGGGCAATGGCTTCCGTTTTCAGCGGCTCAAGGACAAGCTCGGCAACCGCTCGAACGCCTCTTCCGAGGTCGAGCTCGAAAACACCATCGGGGAGATGGTGGGTGAGCCCGGCGCCGGCATCAAGACGATCATGGACATGGTGACGCTGACCCGGCTTGATTGCGCGGTGGCCTCGGCCGGCCTCATGCGGGCAGGCCTGAGCGAGGCGGTGCACCATGCCCGCCACCGCAAGGTTTTCGGCAATGCGCTCTTCGACCAGCCGCTCATGCAGCGGGTCCTGGCCGACATGGCCCTGGACGTCGCCGGCGCGACCGCGCTTTCGTTCCGCCTCGCACGGTCGTTCGACGAGGCGGCGGAATCGCGCGGGGAGGCGGCCTTTGCCCGGGCGATGACGCCGGTCGTCAAGTATTGGGTCTGCAAGATCGCCCCGGCGCTGCTCTATGAGGCGATGGAGTGCCTGGGCGGCAACGGCTATGTCGAGGAAGGGCCTGTCGCGCGCTACTATCGCGAGGCGCCCGTCAACGCCATCTGGGAGGGGTCCGGCAACGTGATGGCGCTCGACGTCCTGCGTGTGCTGTCACGCGCCCCTGCGCTGTTCGACGAGGTGCTGGGCGGTATCGAGCGCGATCTCGGGGCGCATGGCCGCGGTACCGTTGGCGTGCTGCGGGCGGCAATGCAGGTCGCCGGCCGCGACGAGGGTTCGGCGCGCATCCTCACGGAGCAGCTCGCGCTGGCTGCCGCTGCTGCCGAACTGCGCCGATTGGGGGCAGGGCGAATCGCTGACGCCTTCCTCGAGACCCGGCTCGCCGGGCAATGGCGAGGAACCTACGGCATGCTGGACGCGCGCCACGACGCGCGGCTGATCGTCGAAACGCTCTATCCGGCGTCGTAG
- a CDS encoding DUF6105 family protein, with protein MRYILTLWALPLVIFWGWYFLSLNDINFGYAMLSRQVHDFAFRMYGQILGIDPAVIPGMILKACIIDTGIIGAIWAFRRRREIAAWWRRRREAPESVALNAERGSGPALLAE; from the coding sequence ATGCGCTATATCCTGACGCTGTGGGCTTTGCCGCTGGTCATATTCTGGGGCTGGTATTTTCTCTCCCTCAACGACATCAACTTCGGCTACGCGATGCTGAGCCGACAGGTCCACGATTTCGCGTTCCGGATGTACGGGCAGATTCTCGGCATCGATCCTGCGGTCATTCCCGGCATGATCCTGAAAGCCTGCATCATCGACACGGGGATCATCGGGGCGATTTGGGCATTCCGCCGCCGCCGCGAGATAGCGGCCTGGTGGCGCCGGCGCAGGGAAGCACCGGAGTCAGTGGCGCTCAACGCAGAGCGTGGATCCGGTCCAGCACTCCTTGCAGAATGA
- a CDS encoding DUF1489 family protein, whose product MALNILKLCVGCDSVEDLEEWIAFKLDERRRAGEPVEHFHTTRMVPSRTNEVTSGGSLYWVIKGNVQCRQLITEIRPFVDGEGIGRCKLMLDENVVRTDWQPRRAFQGWRYLKAEDAPADLGKGHAGLVAMPADLRQELASLGLL is encoded by the coding sequence ATGGCCCTGAACATCCTAAAACTCTGCGTCGGCTGCGACAGCGTTGAGGATCTCGAAGAATGGATCGCGTTCAAGCTCGATGAGCGGCGGCGCGCCGGCGAGCCTGTGGAGCATTTCCATACGACGCGCATGGTGCCCAGCCGCACCAACGAGGTGACGTCGGGCGGTTCGCTCTACTGGGTCATCAAGGGCAACGTGCAGTGCCGCCAGTTGATCACCGAGATCAGGCCGTTCGTCGACGGCGAGGGAATCGGGCGCTGCAAGCTCATGTTGGATGAAAACGTGGTGCGCACCGATTGGCAGCCGCGCCGCGCTTTCCAGGGATGGCGCTACCTGAAGGCGGAAGATGCCCCGGCCGATCTCGGGAAGGGGCATGCCGGCTTGGTCGCCATGCCTGCCGACCTTCGGCAGGAACTCGCCTCGCTTGGACTGCTGTAA
- a CDS encoding metal-dependent hydrolase — protein MKLTWYGHSAFRVEAGDATILIDPFLTGNPSWSGGWEGAAENVTHVLLTHGHNDHIGDSAAILKKTGAMLVANFEICMYLVGQGVSGDRINPGNHGGTVDCGGFTTTFVNALHSSSFNAGDGSNTYLGNPAGLVLHFPNDKSLYHMGDTDIFGDMALINELHEPAVGIVPIGDRFTMGGAVAALACKRFFKFETVIPCHYGSFPIIDQNADKFVAGMQGSGVEVKLPKPGEAFTI, from the coding sequence ATGAAACTCACCTGGTACGGGCATTCGGCGTTTCGCGTCGAAGCGGGAGACGCGACCATCCTGATTGACCCCTTTCTGACCGGAAATCCTTCGTGGAGCGGCGGCTGGGAGGGGGCTGCCGAAAACGTGACTCACGTCCTGCTCACCCATGGTCACAATGATCATATCGGCGACTCGGCGGCGATCCTGAAGAAGACCGGCGCCATGCTGGTGGCCAATTTCGAGATCTGCATGTACCTCGTTGGCCAGGGCGTCAGCGGCGACAGGATCAACCCCGGCAATCACGGCGGCACCGTCGATTGCGGCGGCTTCACCACGACCTTCGTGAATGCCCTGCATTCCTCGTCCTTCAATGCCGGCGACGGCTCCAACACCTATCTTGGCAATCCGGCTGGGCTCGTGCTGCACTTTCCGAACGACAAGTCGCTCTACCACATGGGCGACACCGACATTTTTGGCGACATGGCGCTGATCAACGAGTTGCATGAGCCTGCTGTCGGTATCGTGCCGATCGGGGATCGCTTCACGATGGGCGGCGCTGTGGCCGCGCTCGCCTGCAAGCGCTTCTTCAAGTTCGAGACGGTCATCCCCTGCCACTATGGCTCGTTTCCGATCATCGACCAGAACGCCGACAAGTTCGTCGCCGGGATGCAGGGATCCGGCGTTGAGGTGAAGCTGCCGAAGCCGGGCGAAGCGTTCACCATCTAG
- a CDS encoding aspartate carbamoyltransferase catalytic subunit, with translation MTEPRSLPLYPHRHLLGIRDMSPVDIELLLDRADAAVSISRQQEKKTATLRGRTQINLFYEASTRTQSSFELAGKRLGADVMNMSVGSSSVKKGETLIDTAMTLNAMRPDILIIRHQSAGAAALLAQKVGCSVVNAGDGAHEHPTQALLDALTIRRAKGSISRLTIAICGDILHSRVARSNIILLNALGARVRVVAPSTLLPSGIAEMGVEVSHSMADGLRGADVVMMLRLQRERMSGAFVPSTREYFRYFGLDAKKLRVAKEDALVMHPGPMNRGVEISSEIADGPQSVIQEQVEMGVAVRMAVMEALLDPRRNRDAV, from the coding sequence ATGACCGAGCCAAGATCCCTGCCGCTCTACCCCCACCGCCACCTGCTTGGCATCCGCGACATGTCGCCCGTCGACATCGAGCTGCTGCTCGACCGCGCCGACGCCGCAGTGTCGATCTCTCGTCAGCAGGAAAAGAAGACGGCGACGCTGCGCGGACGCACGCAGATCAACCTCTTCTACGAGGCGTCGACGCGGACCCAATCGTCATTCGAACTCGCGGGAAAGCGCCTCGGCGCGGACGTCATGAACATGTCGGTCGGCAGCTCTTCGGTGAAGAAGGGCGAAACGCTGATCGACACGGCCATGACGCTCAACGCCATGCGACCGGATATCCTGATCATTCGCCACCAGTCGGCCGGGGCCGCCGCGCTGCTCGCGCAGAAGGTGGGATGCTCGGTCGTCAACGCGGGCGATGGCGCGCACGAGCACCCAACCCAGGCGCTGCTCGACGCGCTGACGATCCGGCGCGCAAAGGGTTCGATCTCCCGACTGACGATCGCCATATGCGGGGATATCCTCCACTCCCGCGTCGCTCGCTCGAACATCATTCTTCTCAATGCGTTGGGCGCGCGTGTTCGTGTGGTTGCGCCATCGACGCTGCTGCCCAGCGGCATCGCCGAGATGGGCGTGGAAGTTTCCCACAGCATGGCTGACGGCCTCAGGGGCGCCGACGTCGTGATGATGCTGAGGCTGCAGCGCGAGCGCATGAGCGGCGCATTCGTGCCGTCCACGCGCGAATACTTCCGCTATTTCGGCCTCGATGCGAAAAAGCTGAGGGTCGCCAAGGAGGACGCCCTGGTCATGCATCCGGGGCCCATGAACAGAGGCGTCGAGATTTCGTCGGAAATTGCCGACGGACCGCAAAGCGTGATCCAGGAACAGGTCGAGATGGGCGTAGCCGTGCGGATGGCCGTGATGGAGGCCCTGCTCGATCCGCGCCGCAACCGGGACGCTGTGTGA
- the ruvX gene encoding Holliday junction resolvase RuvX, translated as MPVIEIDAVPAHLGERGALAALDLGEKTIGVAVSDRGLSFAHPRPVIIRKKFTADAEALLALLAREGVTAVIMGLPVNMDGSEGPRAQASRAFVRNMARLTEMPFAFWDERLSTVAAERALLEMDVSRKKREGRIDSAAAAFILQGVLDRIHALR; from the coding sequence TTGCCCGTCATCGAAATCGACGCCGTTCCCGCTCACCTTGGCGAGCGCGGCGCTCTCGCGGCTCTCGACCTCGGCGAGAAGACGATCGGTGTCGCCGTGTCGGACCGCGGCCTGTCCTTCGCGCATCCCCGCCCGGTGATCATCCGCAAGAAGTTCACCGCCGACGCCGAGGCGCTCCTGGCTTTGCTGGCCAGGGAGGGCGTCACGGCAGTGATCATGGGATTGCCGGTCAACATGGACGGCTCCGAGGGCCCACGCGCACAAGCGTCCCGCGCCTTCGTGCGCAACATGGCGCGGCTGACCGAAATGCCCTTCGCCTTCTGGGACGAGCGCCTGTCGACGGTGGCCGCGGAGCGCGCGCTGCTTGAGATGGATGTGTCCCGCAAAAAGCGGGAGGGCCGGATCGATTCGGCCGCGGCCGCTTTCATTCTGCAAGGAGTGCTGGACCGGATCCACGCTCTGCGTTGA
- the gatC gene encoding Asp-tRNA(Asn)/Glu-tRNA(Gln) amidotransferase subunit GatC, protein MSVDLQTVKRVAHLARIAVTDEDAERMTGELNAILGFVEQLNEVNVEGVEPMTSVTPMEMKKREDQVTDGNKAADIVANAPATDENFFLVPKVVE, encoded by the coding sequence ATGTCCGTCGATCTCCAGACAGTGAAGCGCGTTGCGCATCTTGCCCGAATTGCAGTGACCGATGAGGACGCTGAGCGCATGACCGGCGAACTGAACGCCATCCTTGGCTTCGTCGAGCAATTGAACGAGGTCAATGTGGAGGGCGTCGAGCCCATGACCTCGGTGACGCCAATGGAAATGAAGAAGCGTGAGGACCAGGTCACCGACGGCAACAAGGCCGCCGACATCGTGGCGAACGCACCGGCTACGGACGAGAACTTCTTCCTGGTCCCCAAAGTGGTGGAGTAG
- a CDS encoding GNAT family N-acetyltransferase, protein MVLAVAVESPLQDDVRALIAELNATLLELTPAEFCYHMTVEQMADADTSVFIARDDAQAIACGALKRHDNGVGEVKRMYTRRTHRGRRIGAEIVGRIEAQARKEGLKRLVLETGDRHPAAWAVYERAGFRRCGPVLDYPDSKWSVFYEKSLEG, encoded by the coding sequence ATGGTCCTCGCGGTCGCAGTCGAGAGCCCGCTGCAGGACGACGTGCGCGCGCTGATTGCCGAGCTCAACGCCACGCTGCTCGAACTGACGCCTGCAGAATTCTGCTATCACATGACCGTCGAGCAGATGGCGGATGCCGATACCTCCGTCTTCATCGCGCGCGATGACGCGCAGGCCATCGCGTGCGGAGCGCTGAAGCGCCACGACAACGGCGTCGGCGAGGTGAAGCGCATGTACACGCGGCGGACGCATCGGGGTCGCAGGATCGGCGCCGAGATCGTTGGACGGATCGAGGCGCAGGCCCGCAAGGAAGGCCTCAAGCGGCTGGTTCTGGAAACGGGCGATCGCCACCCGGCGGCATGGGCGGTGTACGAACGTGCCGGATTCAGGCGCTGCGGGCCGGTGCTCGACTACCCGGACTCCAAGTGGTCCGTCTTCTATGAAAAGAGCCTCGAAGGCTGA
- a CDS encoding YdcF family protein, with product MFFVAAKVFWFVAQPINLTAILLLLGVFFLLIGWKTTATAVMSAAALGLVLSAWTSLGALLLNPLEERFQRPHLPESVTGIVVLGGGLEGQINRVRGGYELNAGGDRFLEAAVLGRRFPDARVVVTGGVGTLILEGEGDADTAVRLFTALGFPRERLTLENQSRDTYENAVYTKAMVDPKPGETWLLVTSAFHMPRSMALFRKAGFDVLPWPVDYRTSGAEGLGFFRDNPNDSIRNTGTAIREWIGLLAYWFSGRIDTPFPGPP from the coding sequence TTGTTCTTCGTCGCCGCCAAGGTCTTCTGGTTCGTCGCGCAGCCGATCAATCTGACGGCGATCCTGCTTCTGCTCGGTGTCTTTTTCCTGTTGATCGGATGGAAGACGACAGCGACGGCCGTGATGTCCGCTGCGGCGTTGGGATTGGTGCTGTCGGCCTGGACGTCGCTGGGCGCCTTGCTGCTCAATCCGCTTGAGGAACGCTTCCAGCGGCCCCATCTCCCAGAAAGCGTGACCGGCATCGTCGTCCTTGGCGGCGGGCTGGAAGGACAGATCAACCGCGTGCGCGGCGGCTACGAGCTCAATGCGGGCGGCGACCGCTTCCTCGAGGCGGCGGTGCTCGGCCGGCGGTTCCCCGATGCGAGGGTTGTCGTGACCGGTGGGGTGGGCACCCTCATCCTGGAGGGGGAAGGCGATGCGGATACCGCGGTGCGCCTGTTCACAGCCCTCGGCTTTCCGCGCGAACGACTGACCCTCGAAAACCAGTCTCGCGACACCTACGAGAACGCGGTCTACACCAAGGCAATGGTCGATCCCAAACCGGGCGAGACCTGGCTGCTGGTCACGTCGGCGTTCCACATGCCTCGGTCCATGGCGCTTTTCCGTAAAGCTGGGTTCGACGTGCTGCCATGGCCGGTGGACTATCGCACCTCCGGAGCAGAGGGTCTTGGCTTCTTCCGCGACAACCCCAACGATTCGATCCGCAACACGGGAACCGCGATCCGCGAGTGGATAGGGCTCCTTGCCTATTGGTTCTCCGGCCGCATCGATACCCCATTTCCCGGGCCACCCTGA
- a CDS encoding DUF599 domain-containing protein has translation MAESLPLSGADIASLALFLIVWIVHSMAADGRLFSRVSLSRAMNRQREEWMRMMARRELRMIDTSIMIGLQQGTAFFASSSLIALGGCFALLGSRDVVHSVLVQLPFVTEPPPGVFELKVVGLAVLLAYAFFKFGWSYRLFNYCSILIGAVPLPHDAASSGTATEIAAWRAARMNVLAGRHFNAGLRAIFFSIAYLGWFVGPLALAVSTLLLFGVLVRRQFFSEARHAAIRASTGQGGPGNGVSMRPENQ, from the coding sequence ATGGCCGAATCCCTTCCTTTGTCCGGTGCGGACATTGCCTCCCTAGCGCTGTTCCTGATCGTCTGGATTGTTCATTCGATGGCCGCCGACGGGCGGCTGTTTTCACGCGTCTCGCTGTCGAGGGCGATGAACCGCCAGCGCGAGGAATGGATGCGCATGATGGCGCGCCGCGAGTTGCGCATGATCGACACCAGCATCATGATCGGGCTCCAGCAGGGTACCGCGTTCTTCGCCTCGAGCTCCCTGATCGCGTTGGGCGGCTGTTTTGCACTGCTGGGCTCGCGTGACGTCGTCCACTCGGTGCTGGTGCAGCTTCCCTTCGTCACCGAGCCGCCGCCCGGCGTTTTCGAGCTGAAGGTCGTCGGCCTCGCCGTGTTGCTGGCCTATGCCTTCTTCAAGTTTGGCTGGTCGTACCGGCTGTTCAACTATTGCTCGATCCTGATCGGCGCCGTGCCCCTGCCGCACGACGCGGCCTCTTCCGGCACGGCGACCGAGATCGCCGCCTGGCGCGCCGCCCGCATGAACGTTCTTGCCGGACGGCACTTCAATGCCGGGCTGAGGGCGATCTTCTTCTCGATCGCTTATCTTGGCTGGTTCGTCGGCCCGCTGGCGCTGGCCGTCAGCACGCTGCTGCTGTTTGGCGTCCTGGTACGGCGCCAATTCTTCTCCGAAGCGCGGCACGCCGCCATCCGCGCGTCGACCGGTCAGGGTGGCCCGGGAAATGGGGTATCGATGCGGCCGGAGAACCAATAG
- the gatA gene encoding Asp-tRNA(Asn)/Glu-tRNA(Gln) amidotransferase subunit GatA encodes MSDLTKLTIAEAREKLRAREFTSSELTNAYLDAIDRANPAINAYVAVTHEKARDMARASDAKLASGEGGALEGIPLGIKDLFATEGVHTQACSHVLDGFKPRYESTVSSNLWADGAVMLGKLNMDEFAMGSSNESSYYGPVKNPWRAKGSNRDLVPGGSSGGSASAVASWLCAGATATDTGGSIRQPAAFTGTVGIKPTYGRCSRWGIVAFASSLDQAGPITRDVRDAAIMLKSMASVDAKDTTSVDRPVPDYEAAIGQSIRGMKVGIPKEYRVDGMPQEIEALWQKGIAWLKDAGAEIVDISLPHTKYALPAYYIVAPAEASSNLARYDGVRYGLRVPGKDIIDMYEKTRAAGFGREVKRRIMIGTYVLSAGYYDAYYLQAQKVRTLIKKDFEDVFAAGVDVILTPATPSAAFGLADQDMAADPVKMYLNDIFTVTVNMAGLPGIAVPAGLDGHGLPLGLQLIGKPFDEETLFRTGAVIEKAAGRFEPERWW; translated from the coding sequence ATGAGCGATTTGACGAAACTGACGATTGCTGAGGCGCGCGAAAAGCTCCGTGCTCGCGAATTCACGTCGAGCGAGCTGACCAACGCGTATCTCGACGCCATCGACCGGGCAAATCCGGCAATCAACGCCTATGTCGCCGTGACCCATGAGAAGGCGCGGGACATGGCCCGGGCTTCGGACGCGAAGCTCGCGAGCGGCGAGGGCGGCGCGCTTGAAGGCATTCCGCTCGGCATCAAGGATCTGTTCGCCACCGAAGGCGTGCACACCCAGGCGTGCAGCCACGTGCTCGACGGATTCAAGCCTCGCTACGAATCGACCGTCTCGTCCAATCTCTGGGCCGACGGCGCGGTCATGCTCGGCAAGCTGAACATGGACGAGTTCGCGATGGGCTCCTCCAACGAGTCGTCCTACTACGGGCCGGTCAAGAACCCGTGGCGTGCGAAGGGCTCCAATCGCGATCTGGTTCCCGGCGGCTCCTCCGGCGGCTCCGCCTCGGCCGTCGCCTCGTGGCTTTGCGCCGGAGCAACGGCGACGGACACCGGCGGCTCGATCCGCCAGCCTGCGGCCTTCACCGGCACGGTCGGCATCAAGCCCACCTACGGGCGATGCTCGCGCTGGGGCATCGTCGCCTTCGCCTCGTCTCTCGACCAGGCCGGGCCGATCACGCGCGACGTGCGCGACGCGGCGATCATGTTGAAGTCGATGGCCTCGGTCGATGCCAAGGACACCACCTCGGTAGACCGTCCGGTCCCTGACTATGAGGCGGCTATCGGCCAGTCCATCCGTGGCATGAAGGTCGGCATCCCGAAGGAATACCGCGTCGACGGTATGCCGCAGGAGATCGAAGCCCTGTGGCAGAAGGGCATCGCATGGTTGAAGGATGCCGGCGCGGAGATCGTCGACATCTCGTTGCCGCACACGAAATATGCGCTGCCGGCCTACTACATCGTGGCGCCTGCCGAGGCGTCTTCGAACCTCGCCCGCTACGACGGCGTCCGCTACGGCCTTCGGGTGCCGGGCAAGGACATCATAGACATGTACGAGAAGACCCGCGCCGCAGGCTTCGGCCGCGAGGTCAAGCGTCGCATCATGATCGGCACCTATGTGCTGTCGGCCGGCTACTACGACGCCTACTATCTGCAGGCGCAGAAGGTGCGTACGCTCATCAAGAAGGATTTCGAGGACGTCTTCGCGGCGGGCGTCGACGTCATCCTGACGCCGGCAACGCCATCCGCCGCCTTCGGCCTTGCCGACCAGGATATGGCCGCGGACCCGGTAAAGATGTACCTCAACGACATCTTCACCGTTACCGTGAACATGGCCGGCCTGCCGGGCATTGCCGTGCCTGCCGGGCTTGACGGTCACGGGCTCCCACTTGGGCTGCAACTCATCGGCAAGCCTTTCGACGAGGAGACGCTGTTCCGCACCGGTGCGGTGATCGAGAAGGCCGCGGGCCGTTTCGAGCCCGAGAGGTGGTGGTAG